A genomic region of Brevibacillus sp. JNUCC-41 contains the following coding sequences:
- a CDS encoding M14 family metallopeptidase — protein MKVVSRSGDDLTYYSQLFQVPRVLIEDANPAITGGVLPNGREVQIPGYIVQEESRLDIDFAEIALQYHMPIDGIILLNQDGQKPFSVPVRVMNPMIVTDKPYGYQSLLDDLDILSCHYPFIKVESIGRSVLGKELLEVRIGQGEKVIHYNGSFHANEWITTAVLMKWLNDFLLAVTNDRTLCEMDCMPFYRDMTISMVPMVNPDGVELVLKGKEAAEGKVDVLKINNGNPAFYAWKANIRGVDLNNQYPANWEIEKRRKIPKAPAPRDFPGETALSEPEALAMKELAIRRNFERVLALHTQGKEFYWGYEGHEPEQAANVAREFEERSGYRSVQYVDSHAGYKDWFIQEFKRGGFTIELGKGINPLPLSHLPGIYEDSVKILMAGLYM, from the coding sequence ATGAAAGTTGTGAGCAGAAGCGGGGATGATTTGACATATTACAGTCAATTGTTCCAAGTTCCTCGGGTTTTGATTGAGGATGCCAATCCCGCCATTACTGGCGGGGTTTTGCCAAATGGCAGGGAAGTACAGATACCTGGGTACATTGTTCAGGAAGAGTCCCGGTTAGATATTGATTTTGCCGAAATCGCTTTACAATATCACATGCCCATCGATGGGATAATATTGTTGAATCAAGATGGACAAAAACCTTTTTCCGTACCCGTCCGGGTGATGAATCCCATGATTGTCACCGACAAGCCTTATGGATATCAATCACTTCTTGACGATCTCGATATTCTATCTTGTCATTACCCCTTTATTAAGGTTGAATCAATCGGGAGGAGTGTGTTGGGAAAAGAACTACTTGAGGTAAGAATCGGTCAAGGTGAAAAGGTCATACATTATAACGGTTCATTCCATGCTAATGAATGGATCACTACGGCAGTTTTGATGAAATGGCTGAATGATTTTCTGCTGGCGGTAACGAATGATCGTACACTATGTGAAATGGATTGTATGCCCTTCTATCGGGATATGACCATTTCGATGGTTCCAATGGTGAATCCGGATGGAGTCGAGCTTGTCCTAAAGGGGAAGGAGGCGGCAGAGGGGAAGGTTGATGTTTTAAAAATAAATAATGGAAATCCTGCTTTTTATGCTTGGAAAGCCAATATCCGCGGTGTAGACCTGAATAATCAATATCCTGCCAATTGGGAGATTGAAAAGCGCAGAAAGATTCCAAAAGCTCCTGCCCCGAGGGATTTTCCAGGAGAGACCGCGCTATCAGAACCAGAAGCATTGGCCATGAAGGAGCTGGCTATAAGACGGAATTTTGAAAGAGTGCTTGCACTTCACACCCAGGGAAAAGAATTCTATTGGGGATATGAGGGCCATGAACCCGAACAGGCAGCGAATGTTGCGAGGGAGTTTGAGGAGCGCAGCGGATATCGGTCCGTACAATATGTTGACAGCCATGCCGGGTATAAAGATTGGTTCATTCAGGAATTTAAACGGGGCGGATTCACAATCGAACTGGGAAAGGGCATCAATCCGCTTCCGCTATCCCATTTGCCTGGTATATATGAGGATTCTGTCAAGATTTTGATGGCAGGCCTATATATGTGA
- a CDS encoding LTA synthase family protein: MKGVFKKQGYSLFWVVLISLWLKTYIAYKTSFEIDIDNWIQEFILFINPVSFLLLTLGVNIFLKENRRTAYLLIMSFFITFVLFANLVFFRFFNDFLTIPVLFQTSNMNDLGSSVHELINPSDLLFFADILVLMLLLKYRPKTFHEYRYNPQDRKFFLLMALGVTFFNLALAEAARPELLTRTFDREILVKNIGTYHYHLYDAILQTKSSAQRALADGSELSEIENYVRANQKGVNDVLYGLAKGKNVIVVSLESTQSFVINKTVNGEEITPFLNQFIKESYYFNNFYHQTGQGKTSDSEFIIENSLYPLGRGAVFFTHAQNEYKATPEILTEKGYNTASFHANKKSFWNRDIMYASLGYQRFYDSDEYKVSEGNSINWGLNDKSFFKQSISHLKRMPEPFYAKFITLTNHFPFTLNEEERTLEPYDSNSKTLNQYFPTVRYTDEALEQFIGDLKRDGLYEDSIIVLYGDHYGISENHNSAMSQFLGKEITPFESIQLQRVPLIIHIPGQEGKMISTVSGQIDVRPTLLHLLGIENDDYIEFGKDLFSDEKLEFTVLRDSSFITKDHLYTMDTCYDKKTGAAIAKDSCEKYLDKAKQELEYSDKIIYGDLLRFYEQR, encoded by the coding sequence TTGAAAGGGGTCTTCAAAAAACAGGGATATTCATTGTTTTGGGTCGTATTGATTTCACTTTGGCTTAAAACATATATTGCTTATAAAACAAGTTTTGAGATAGATATTGATAATTGGATCCAGGAGTTCATACTATTCATCAATCCTGTCAGTTTCCTCTTGCTTACTCTTGGCGTGAATATTTTTTTAAAAGAAAATAGAAGGACAGCATATTTATTGATCATGAGTTTTTTCATCACCTTCGTCCTTTTTGCCAACCTTGTTTTTTTTCGCTTTTTCAATGACTTTTTAACCATTCCCGTTCTTTTTCAAACGAGCAATATGAACGATCTTGGAAGCAGTGTACATGAATTGATCAATCCAAGTGACCTTTTGTTTTTTGCCGATATTCTGGTCTTGATGCTTCTGCTGAAATACAGACCAAAAACATTCCATGAATATCGATACAATCCCCAGGACCGTAAATTCTTTTTGTTAATGGCTTTGGGAGTGACATTCTTTAACTTGGCTTTAGCGGAAGCGGCGCGTCCCGAACTCCTGACAAGAACGTTTGACCGCGAAATCCTCGTTAAGAATATCGGTACGTATCATTATCACCTGTATGATGCAATATTACAGACGAAATCATCTGCCCAGCGGGCCCTTGCGGATGGTAGTGAATTGTCGGAAATTGAAAATTATGTCCGTGCAAATCAAAAAGGGGTTAATGATGTCCTTTATGGTTTGGCAAAAGGCAAAAATGTGATCGTAGTATCATTGGAATCCACTCAAAGCTTTGTAATCAATAAAACTGTCAATGGTGAAGAAATCACTCCTTTTCTGAACCAATTCATTAAAGAGAGCTATTATTTCAATAACTTTTATCACCAAACTGGCCAGGGGAAAACATCCGATTCAGAATTCATTATTGAGAATTCCCTCTATCCTTTAGGTAGGGGTGCCGTATTTTTCACTCATGCCCAAAATGAATACAAAGCCACCCCCGAAATCTTAACGGAAAAAGGTTACAATACGGCTTCCTTCCATGCCAATAAGAAAAGCTTTTGGAATCGTGACATAATGTACGCTTCTCTAGGGTACCAACGGTTTTATGATAGTGATGAATACAAAGTCTCTGAAGGGAATTCCATCAATTGGGGTTTGAATGATAAATCGTTCTTCAAGCAATCAATCTCTCACTTGAAGCGGATGCCTGAGCCTTTTTATGCCAAGTTCATAACGTTAACCAATCATTTTCCATTCACTTTGAATGAAGAAGAACGGACATTGGAACCATATGATTCGAATTCCAAAACTTTGAATCAGTATTTTCCGACTGTACGTTATACAGACGAAGCCTTGGAACAATTTATCGGTGATTTGAAACGTGATGGATTATATGAGGATTCCATTATTGTACTATATGGTGACCATTATGGAATTTCGGAAAATCACAACTCTGCCATGAGCCAGTTCCTTGGGAAGGAAATCACGCCTTTCGAATCCATCCAACTTCAGCGTGTTCCGCTCATCATACATATCCCTGGGCAGGAGGGGAAAATGATTTCCACCGTTTCCGGCCAAATTGATGTAAGGCCTACTCTCCTTCATTTATTGGGGATTGAAAATGATGATTATATTGAATTCGGCAAAGATCTTTTTTCTGATGAAAAATTGGAATTCACCGTTCTTCGCGATAGCAGTTTCATCACAAAGGATCATCTCTATACGATGGATACCTGTTATGATAAAAAGACCGGAGCGGCGATAGCAAAGGATTCATGTGAAAAGTATTTGGATAAGGCAAAGCAGGAACTTGAGTACTCCGACAAAATCATTTATGGGGATTTGCTCCGGTTTTATGAGCAACGTTGA
- a CDS encoding ROK family glucokinase — MMEKWLMGVDLGGTTTKLALINLYGEIIHKWEIGTDISEKGKFITINIAKAIDAKLVELNEPKSKIVGIGMGAPGPVKFVNGSIYEAVNLGWKDYPLKDLLEVETSLPAVIDNDANMAALGEMWKGAGNGAKDLVCVTLGTGVGGGIIHNGQIVHGTSGAAGEIGHITVVTDGGAPCNCGKTGCLETVASATGIVRMALEALNNSDEQSMLQQKVEEGNAVTSKLLFQCAAAGDPLSKAVVNKVANYLGLALSHVGNVMNPDKIVIGGGVSQAGDILLDPVRSAFGKYAFKRVSKSTKISLATLGNDAGVIGAAWLIKSQLHT; from the coding sequence ATGATGGAAAAGTGGCTGATGGGTGTGGATTTAGGCGGTACAACTACCAAACTGGCTCTGATCAATTTATACGGAGAGATTATTCATAAATGGGAAATCGGCACGGACATCTCCGAAAAGGGAAAATTCATCACGATTAACATAGCCAAAGCAATTGATGCGAAGCTCGTGGAACTTAATGAACCGAAGAGTAAGATAGTGGGGATAGGGATGGGGGCTCCCGGACCCGTTAAATTTGTTAACGGTTCCATATATGAAGCCGTCAATCTAGGCTGGAAGGACTATCCTCTAAAAGATTTATTGGAGGTGGAGACATCTCTTCCGGCTGTGATCGATAATGATGCGAATATGGCAGCTTTGGGCGAAATGTGGAAAGGTGCCGGTAATGGCGCCAAAGACCTCGTTTGTGTAACTTTAGGAACGGGTGTAGGCGGCGGAATCATCCATAATGGGCAAATTGTCCATGGTACCAGTGGGGCTGCTGGAGAAATAGGGCATATAACGGTCGTAACGGACGGAGGCGCACCATGCAATTGCGGTAAGACTGGTTGTTTGGAAACGGTTGCTTCGGCAACGGGAATCGTCCGTATGGCTTTAGAGGCCTTGAATAACTCCGATGAACAGTCAATGCTTCAGCAGAAAGTCGAAGAGGGAAATGCGGTTACTTCCAAACTGTTATTCCAATGCGCTGCAGCAGGTGATCCTTTGTCCAAAGCTGTGGTAAATAAGGTGGCCAATTACTTGGGGCTGGCACTTTCACATGTTGGGAATGTCATGAATCCAGATAAAATCGTCATTGGTGGGGGCGTTTCGCAAGCGGGAGACATTTTGCTTGATCCTGTCCGTTCTGCCTTCGGAAAGTATGCATTCAAACGAGTTAGTAAATCAACGAAAATCAGCCTGGCCACACTGGGCAATGATGCAGGGGTAATAGGTGCAGCCTGGCTCATTAAAAGCCAACTGCATACGTGA
- a CDS encoding YqgQ family protein has protein sequence MKTYYDLQQYLKRFGTFIYIGDRLAELELMEAEIREIHRMQMMDTKDYQMAILLIRQQLSLEREKQKKN, from the coding sequence ATGAAAACATATTATGATCTTCAACAATACTTGAAAAGATTTGGTACATTTATTTATATTGGTGATCGCTTAGCCGAGCTTGAACTGATGGAAGCCGAAATAAGGGAAATCCACCGTATGCAGATGATGGATACAAAAGATTATCAAATGGCGATTCTTTTGATTAGGCAGCAATTGTCTCTTGAAAGGGAAAAACAGAAAAAAAATTGA
- a CDS encoding rhomboid family intramembrane serine protease, whose amino-acid sequence MGFKEDYLFWETIRELTAHYDYRMITVTENHQEIWLESDKNKEFPVIRLIRHDLDWANWLKRDIERTLQNGERIRRKLYKKPINILSIYVSKFAPVDDHEFSSRVASFKKTNVNTFLLTCENFHDSLQNLELVLKKPLSIQIREENEIDEEKVLAVKKAAISESVKKAKAEQKVFQNANKPFFTYIFMAIQIAIFILMGFNGGSTNSKTLIEFGAKFSPYIIQGEWWRFFTPMIVHIGFIHLLMNTFSLYLIGAEVERIYGNARFLIIYIFAGFAGTLGSFIMTPNLSAGASGAIFGCFGALLYFGIVYPKLFMRSMGSSVIVLIIINLIYGFTVSGIDNAGHIGGLIGGFLAAGVVHLPKSKNIFRQLAFLIGTVILTYALLQFGFNHQESAAIDDNTMAIMAQKYIDDDEEDKAEEMLFKYVDANPEAPLSLFMLGNLSFDKKDIYKARDYYEKAIESNPDLHEAHYNLALVYMNLESFDQAKEQADKAIELAPDNKSYTKLLAEIEKQL is encoded by the coding sequence TTGGGATTTAAAGAGGATTATTTGTTTTGGGAAACCATAAGGGAGTTGACTGCCCATTATGATTATCGAATGATCACTGTCACGGAAAACCATCAGGAGATTTGGCTTGAGAGCGATAAGAATAAGGAGTTTCCAGTCATAAGACTCATTCGACATGATTTGGATTGGGCTAATTGGCTGAAACGCGATATCGAACGAACATTGCAGAATGGGGAAAGGATCAGAAGGAAATTATACAAGAAGCCCATAAATATATTAAGTATCTATGTTAGTAAATTCGCCCCGGTGGATGATCATGAATTTAGTTCACGGGTGGCTTCCTTTAAAAAAACGAATGTTAACACGTTTCTTCTAACGTGTGAAAACTTTCATGATTCGTTGCAAAACCTTGAACTTGTTTTGAAAAAGCCACTTTCAATTCAAATTCGTGAAGAAAATGAAATAGATGAGGAAAAGGTCCTCGCAGTAAAGAAGGCCGCCATCTCGGAGTCAGTTAAAAAGGCTAAGGCAGAGCAAAAGGTATTTCAAAATGCCAATAAGCCATTCTTTACATATATATTCATGGCGATACAAATAGCTATATTCATCTTGATGGGGTTTAATGGAGGCAGCACCAATTCCAAAACTTTGATCGAGTTTGGTGCGAAATTTTCCCCTTATATCATACAAGGGGAATGGTGGCGGTTCTTTACACCGATGATCGTCCATATTGGGTTCATTCATTTACTGATGAATACATTTTCATTGTATTTAATCGGTGCTGAAGTTGAAAGGATTTATGGGAATGCCAGGTTCCTTATCATCTATATATTCGCTGGTTTCGCTGGAACTTTAGGAAGCTTCATCATGACCCCGAATCTATCCGCGGGAGCGAGCGGAGCCATTTTTGGCTGCTTTGGGGCACTTCTGTACTTTGGCATCGTCTATCCGAAATTATTCATGCGCTCGATGGGCTCATCGGTGATCGTGTTGATCATCATTAACTTAATATATGGTTTCACCGTTTCGGGAATTGATAATGCAGGACATATCGGAGGTTTGATCGGAGGGTTCTTGGCTGCTGGAGTGGTCCACCTGCCAAAATCCAAGAATATCTTTCGGCAGCTGGCTTTTCTGATAGGCACGGTAATACTGACCTATGCCCTGCTGCAATTTGGTTTCAATCATCAGGAAAGTGCAGCTATAGATGATAATACCATGGCCATAATGGCCCAGAAATATATAGATGATGATGAAGAGGACAAAGCGGAAGAGATGCTATTCAAATATGTGGATGCAAATCCTGAAGCACCGCTATCGCTTTTTATGCTGGGAAATTTATCTTTTGATAAAAAGGACATATACAAAGCAAGGGATTATTATGAAAAAGCGATTGAAAGTAATCCTGATTTGCATGAAGCCCATTACAATCTTGCCTTAGTGTACATGAATCTCGAATCATTCGATCAAGCTAAGGAGCAAGCTGATAAGGCCATTGAGCTTGCCCCGGATAATAAGTCATACACTAAACTTCTGGCGGAAATTGAAAAGCAACTATAA
- a CDS encoding 5-formyltetrahydrofolate cyclo-ligase, with protein MRENKNKLRQEVRSRLMELTKEEHEELSNRIAENLFSLEEWKKAETIGITISIPPEVPTVRIIEQAWNEGKEVAVPKCDPEKKTMEFKKISSFNQLESVYYGLLEPVADTAKARKEDLDALIVPGLAFTKEGYRLGFGGGYYDRFLSYYRGDTLALTYELQLMDELPIEVHDIAVGKLITPSRVIRTYAH; from the coding sequence ATGAGAGAAAACAAGAATAAGCTCCGTCAAGAAGTCAGGTCCCGTTTAATGGAGCTGACTAAAGAAGAACATGAGGAACTATCGAACAGAATCGCTGAAAACTTATTTTCACTGGAGGAATGGAAAAAAGCTGAAACAATTGGCATCACCATCTCCATCCCGCCTGAAGTTCCAACGGTACGGATCATCGAACAAGCATGGAATGAAGGAAAAGAAGTGGCTGTACCAAAATGTGATCCTGAAAAAAAGACAATGGAATTCAAAAAAATCTCGTCCTTCAATCAGCTGGAGTCTGTTTATTACGGATTGCTAGAACCAGTGGCTGATACAGCCAAGGCTCGCAAAGAGGATTTGGATGCATTGATCGTACCCGGTCTTGCTTTTACCAAGGAAGGGTATCGCCTAGGCTTTGGAGGAGGCTATTATGACCGTTTCCTATCCTATTACCGGGGAGATACATTGGCCCTTACATACGAGCTTCAATTAATGGATGAACTCCCGATAGAGGTACATGATATAGCGGTCGGCAAACTCATTACCCCATCCAGGGTTATACGCACGTATGCCCATTAA
- the rpmG gene encoding 50S ribosomal protein L33, whose protein sequence is MRVNITLACTECGDRNYISKKNKRNNPDRLELKKYCSREKRSTTHRETK, encoded by the coding sequence ATGCGCGTGAATATTACATTAGCTTGCACTGAATGTGGAGACCGTAACTATATTTCTAAAAAAAATAAACGTAACAATCCAGACCGTCTTGAGCTTAAAAAGTACTGCTCAAGAGAAAAACGCAGCACGACTCACCGTGAAACAAAGTAA
- a CDS encoding endolytic transglycosylase MltG translates to MNKAKLQGLSAGIIFTTTIFASFYYGTGLSAGTPTTAEEAKEFLVKKGFVVTLPMEEATKTVQPKDPDKDLVEKEASKKEPSIVSYTIKVKTNMTTTEIADSLYKEKIINDAAEFEAYMNDRDFSKKIQIGEFVVTNNMSYRQLSNTLTH, encoded by the coding sequence ATGAACAAAGCAAAACTGCAAGGTCTTTCCGCCGGTATCATTTTTACCACAACAATCTTTGCCAGCTTTTATTATGGCACCGGATTATCCGCAGGCACTCCCACTACTGCTGAGGAAGCTAAGGAATTTCTCGTGAAGAAGGGATTCGTCGTTACACTTCCTATGGAGGAAGCTACAAAGACCGTCCAACCAAAGGATCCGGATAAGGATTTAGTGGAGAAAGAGGCTTCGAAAAAAGAGCCTTCCATCGTCTCCTATACAATTAAAGTGAAAACGAATATGACCACAACCGAAATTGCCGATAGCCTTTACAAAGAAAAAATCATCAATGATGCTGCTGAATTCGAAGCTTACATGAATGACCGGGATTTCTCAAAAAAAATACAAATCGGCGAGTTTGTTGTTACTAATAATATGTCATATAGACAATTGTCCAATACTTTGACCCATTAA
- the phoU gene encoding phosphate signaling complex protein PhoU, protein MIVRENFELQLKELQEKIVKLANLASGAISKSYAALENNNVDDALEVIDDDTIADLLEEEINDFAILLIAKQQPVAIDLRRIIAAIKIASDIERMADFGVNIAKASIRIGDQPFILPLTPLKQMHDITLKMIQLSIEAFEKEDVVLSREIIEMDDEVDRFYGDMIRSLLRLSDEKNLQQVTQLSLIARYLERTADHTTNIAENIYFLVRGRYISRNE, encoded by the coding sequence ATGATCGTTCGTGAAAATTTCGAACTTCAATTGAAAGAGCTACAGGAGAAAATCGTGAAATTGGCTAATTTAGCTTCAGGTGCCATATCGAAATCATATGCCGCACTAGAAAACAATAATGTAGATGATGCTCTTGAAGTTATCGATGATGATACAATAGCTGATTTACTGGAAGAGGAAATCAATGACTTTGCGATTTTACTGATTGCTAAGCAGCAGCCGGTTGCGATTGATTTAAGGCGCATCATTGCTGCCATAAAAATCGCCTCGGATATTGAAAGGATGGCGGACTTTGGTGTGAATATCGCTAAAGCATCCATCCGGATCGGTGACCAGCCATTCATTTTGCCTTTAACCCCTTTAAAGCAGATGCATGATATTACATTAAAGATGATTCAACTTTCAATAGAAGCATTCGAGAAGGAAGATGTTGTCCTTTCAAGGGAAATCATTGAAATGGATGATGAGGTTGATCGCTTTTATGGAGATATGATTCGAAGTCTCCTTCGTCTTTCAGATGAAAAAAACCTGCAGCAGGTTACACAGCTTTCCTTAATTGCCCGATATTTGGAAAGGACAGCGGACCATACAACGAATATCGCAGAGAATATTTACTTCCTGGTAAGAGGCAGATATATCAGCAGGAATGAATGA
- the pstB gene encoding phosphate ABC transporter ATP-binding protein PstB: protein MEKVYETSNLNLWYGENHALKNINLDMHQNEVTAIIGPSGCGKSTYIKTLNRMIELVPDVKTTGQIKYRNKNILDQSYKVEDLRTQVGMVFQKPNPFPKSIYENVVYGPKIHGIKNKKILDEIVEKSLKGAAIWDEVKDRLHENAYGLSGGQQQRLCIARCLAIEPDVILMDEPTSALDPISTLKIEELVQELKKDFSIIIVTHNMQQAARISDRTAFFLNGEVIEYSDTNTIFSNPNDKRTEDYITGRFG, encoded by the coding sequence ATGGAAAAGGTGTATGAAACATCCAATCTCAATTTATGGTATGGAGAAAACCATGCTTTGAAAAATATTAATCTGGATATGCATCAAAATGAAGTGACCGCCATCATCGGGCCTTCAGGATGTGGGAAATCCACATACATCAAAACATTGAACCGTATGATAGAACTAGTCCCGGATGTGAAAACGACAGGACAGATTAAATATAGGAATAAAAATATCCTCGATCAGTCCTATAAGGTGGAAGATTTAAGGACACAGGTGGGGATGGTATTCCAAAAGCCTAATCCCTTCCCTAAATCAATTTATGAAAATGTTGTATACGGACCAAAGATCCATGGAATTAAAAATAAAAAAATTCTTGATGAGATCGTTGAAAAGAGTTTAAAAGGGGCAGCCATTTGGGATGAAGTGAAAGACCGTCTGCATGAAAATGCATATGGACTTTCAGGTGGACAGCAACAGCGCCTTTGTATTGCCAGATGTTTGGCAATCGAACCGGATGTCATTTTAATGGATGAACCGACTTCTGCCCTTGATCCGATATCCACTTTGAAAATAGAAGAATTGGTCCAAGAACTGAAAAAGGATTTCAGCATTATCATCGTTACCCATAACATGCAGCAGGCTGCACGTATTTCAGATAGAACGGCCTTCTTCTTAAATGGGGAAGTCATCGAATATTCTGATACAAACACCATCTTCTCTAATCCGAATGATAAAAGAACAGAAGATTACATTACCGGGCGCTTCGGTTAA
- the pstA gene encoding phosphate ABC transporter permease PstA, whose product MKLINKSHVAKKMPARLAVNTIFKGLFFLATLVGLLVLAILFYRIFTQGIGSLNGDFLQNFASRKPEEAGIKAALIGSIWLMVVVAPVSLLLGVGTAIYLEEYARKNWITTFIKVNISNLAGVPSIVFGLLGLTVFVRALALDRSILAAGLTMSLLVLPVIIVAAQEAIRAVPRDLREASFGMGATKWQTILKVVLPAAIPGILTGGILALSRAIGETAPLVVVGIPMFIAFLPQSVMDTFTVLPMQIYNWTSRPQEEFQQVAAAGIIVLLILLIIMNSIAVIIRNKFQKRY is encoded by the coding sequence ATGAAACTGATAAACAAAAGTCATGTTGCAAAAAAAATGCCTGCTAGGCTGGCTGTTAACACGATTTTTAAAGGATTATTCTTCTTGGCAACATTGGTTGGCCTCCTCGTATTGGCCATCTTATTTTATCGGATATTCACTCAAGGAATTGGCAGTCTGAATGGGGATTTCCTTCAGAATTTCGCTTCCAGGAAACCTGAAGAGGCTGGTATAAAAGCAGCACTGATCGGTTCAATATGGTTGATGGTAGTCGTGGCTCCAGTTTCTCTGCTGCTTGGTGTTGGAACGGCCATTTATTTAGAGGAATATGCCAGGAAGAATTGGATCACCACTTTTATCAAAGTGAATATTTCCAATCTGGCAGGTGTCCCCTCAATTGTATTTGGACTGCTGGGCTTAACGGTTTTCGTTCGTGCTCTAGCCTTGGACCGGTCCATATTGGCAGCAGGCTTGACCATGAGCCTGCTCGTTCTCCCGGTCATCATAGTAGCTGCCCAAGAGGCCATACGTGCCGTACCTCGTGATTTAAGAGAAGCTTCATTCGGAATGGGTGCAACAAAGTGGCAAACCATATTGAAAGTGGTCCTTCCGGCTGCGATACCTGGCATTTTAACTGGAGGAATACTTGCTTTGTCACGGGCAATCGGTGAAACGGCGCCATTGGTGGTGGTTGGCATACCAATGTTCATCGCCTTTCTGCCACAATCGGTCATGGATACATTTACAGTGCTGCCAATGCAGATCTATAATTGGACATCTCGTCCGCAGGAGGAATTCCAGCAGGTTGCTGCCGCGGGAATCATCGTACTACTCATCCTGTTAATAATCATGAATTCAATAGCGGTTATAATTCGAAATAAATTCCAGAAAAGATACTGA
- the pstC gene encoding phosphate ABC transporter permease subunit PstC — MILEKKSKKKINMEKVIPKLLFLTAAISVFTTIGIILTLIFETFIFFDRVSIVEFFTEAKWLPFASTPSFGIMPLIVGTLKITVIAAVVAVPVGLATAIFLSEYASEKTRRIIKPILEVLAGIPTIVYGFFALTFVTPVLRDLFPSLDMFNALSPGIVVGIMIMPMIASLSEDALVSVPKSIREGAYALGATKLETTIKVVLPAAISGIVASIVLALSRAIGETMIVSVAGGSTPNMSMDVTSSIQTMTAYIVQVSSGDAGYGTTIYYSIYAVGMTLFVFTLVMNLLAQFISRKFREEY; from the coding sequence ATGATCCTGGAAAAGAAAAGTAAGAAAAAAATAAATATGGAAAAAGTAATACCTAAGCTTTTGTTCCTTACGGCGGCAATTTCCGTTTTTACTACAATCGGGATCATCTTGACGCTTATATTTGAAACATTTATCTTTTTTGACAGAGTATCGATCGTCGAATTTTTTACAGAAGCTAAATGGCTGCCATTTGCATCTACACCTTCCTTTGGGATTATGCCCCTTATCGTGGGAACGCTGAAGATAACAGTCATAGCAGCGGTGGTTGCAGTTCCAGTTGGGCTTGCAACAGCCATTTTCTTGAGTGAATATGCATCAGAGAAAACACGGAGAATCATTAAGCCGATTTTAGAAGTTTTAGCTGGGATTCCTACTATCGTTTACGGTTTTTTTGCCTTAACTTTTGTAACACCGGTTTTACGGGATTTATTTCCTTCCCTTGACATGTTCAATGCCTTGAGTCCCGGGATCGTTGTAGGTATCATGATCATGCCGATGATAGCCTCATTGTCGGAAGATGCCCTTGTATCGGTACCTAAGTCGATTCGCGAAGGTGCGTATGCTTTAGGAGCAACGAAACTCGAAACGACAATAAAAGTGGTATTGCCAGCAGCCATTTCAGGAATTGTGGCATCCATCGTCCTTGCTTTATCAAGAGCGATCGGGGAAACCATGATTGTGAGTGTTGCCGGCGGCTCGACCCCGAATATGAGCATGGATGTCACTTCATCGATTCAAACGATGACCGCTTATATCGTTCAGGTCAGTTCAGGGGATGCAGGATACGGGACAACGATTTACTACAGCATATATGCGGTTGGAATGACACTGTTCGTCTTTACGCTTGTCATGAATTTACTGGCGCAGTTCATCTCTCGCAAGTTCAGGGAGGAATATTAA